The Dokdonella koreensis DS-123 genome has a segment encoding these proteins:
- the ubiA gene encoding 4-hydroxybenzoate octaprenyltransferase, with translation MIDVLLGYLPADRRGRIREYLVLMRMDRPIGALLLLWPTWWALWFAANDFPPVGLLVIFTLGVFVMRAAGCVINDYADHDWLDAKVQRTRGRPMAAGRVSKQEALALFGGLLALAFVLVLFTNTLTILLSFVGAALAAIYPFTKRVTHLAQVVLGAAFGWSIPMAFAAVTGSLPPLCWLLFLANVLFSVIYDTEYAMVDREEDIRVGARSTAILFGDADLPILGVLMVTFVFAMLLAGTRAALPWPYFVGLAAAAGLFAWQQWIMRDRARAPCLAAFRNNNWVGFVLWAGLLLALAIR, from the coding sequence GTGATCGACGTCCTGCTCGGCTATCTGCCGGCCGACCGGCGCGGACGCATCCGCGAGTACCTCGTGCTGATGCGGATGGACCGCCCGATCGGCGCCCTGCTGCTGCTATGGCCCACCTGGTGGGCGCTGTGGTTCGCCGCCAACGACTTTCCGCCGGTCGGCCTGCTGGTGATCTTCACGCTCGGCGTCTTCGTGATGCGTGCGGCCGGCTGCGTCATCAACGACTACGCGGACCACGACTGGCTCGACGCCAAGGTGCAGCGCACGCGCGGCCGGCCGATGGCCGCCGGCCGGGTCTCGAAGCAGGAGGCACTCGCGCTGTTCGGCGGCCTGCTCGCACTGGCCTTCGTGCTGGTGCTGTTCACCAATACGCTGACGATCCTGCTTTCATTCGTCGGTGCCGCGCTGGCGGCCATCTACCCGTTCACCAAGCGCGTCACCCACCTGGCCCAGGTCGTGCTCGGCGCCGCGTTCGGCTGGTCCATCCCGATGGCGTTCGCGGCCGTGACCGGCAGCCTGCCGCCGCTGTGCTGGCTGCTGTTCCTGGCCAATGTGCTGTTCTCGGTGATCTACGACACCGAGTACGCGATGGTCGACCGCGAGGAGGACATCCGGGTCGGCGCGCGCTCGACCGCGATCCTGTTCGGCGACGCGGACCTGCCGATCCTCGGTGTGCTGATGGTGACGTTCGTCTTCGCGATGCTGCTGGCCGGCACGCGCGCGGCGCTGCCGTGGCCGTACTTCGTGGGCCTGGCGGCGGCGGCGGGCCTGTTCGCCTGGCAGCAGTGGATCATGCGCGATCGCGCGCGCGCGCCCTGCCTGGCCGCGTTCCGCAACAACAACTGGGTCGGCTTCGTGCTTTGGGCCGGCCTGCTGCTGGCCCTGGCGATTCGCTGA
- a CDS encoding FMN-binding glutamate synthase family protein → MTRFVPLRYLCFVIAVVALAVGLAAWAHGIGWRVLAAAGLALTALGVHDLVQTRHTLRRNYPIVGRLRYLFEAIRPMMRQYVVEADDDEVPFSRDQRAIVYQRAKRELETRAFGTERSVYRGDYEWINHSMAPALIDGHDFRVPVGGPECTQPYSASVFNISAMSFGSLSPNAIRALNEGARRGGFYHDTGEGSLSPYHRENGGDIVWELGSGYFGACKRAGVFSAERFAERATLPQVKMIELKLSQGAKPGHGGVLPAAKVTREIALTRGVPEGEDCISPARHSAFDTPEGLLRFIAHLRTLSGGKPTGFKLAIGHPWEWFGIAKAMLSTGIRPDFIVVDGAEGGTGAAPMEFADHVGVPLREALLLVHNTLVGLNLRDQVRIGAAGKIITAFDVARTLALGADWCNAARGFMFALGCLQSQACHTDHCPTGVATQDPRRWKSLAVPDKAERVRNFHEGTLHALKELIAAAGLHHPGELGPEHIIRRVSGNEVRSLATLYPFLRPGELLADVPEHAVFQRFWRAARADSFGPPPGITELRWSKLR, encoded by the coding sequence GTGACCCGATTCGTGCCGCTTCGCTACCTGTGCTTCGTGATCGCCGTCGTGGCGCTGGCGGTCGGCCTCGCCGCATGGGCCCACGGCATCGGCTGGCGCGTGCTGGCGGCGGCAGGCCTGGCCCTGACCGCGCTGGGCGTGCACGACCTCGTGCAGACGCGCCACACCCTGCGTCGCAATTATCCGATCGTCGGCCGGCTGCGCTACCTGTTCGAAGCGATCCGCCCGATGATGCGCCAGTACGTGGTCGAGGCGGATGACGACGAAGTGCCGTTCTCGCGCGACCAGCGCGCGATCGTCTACCAGCGCGCCAAGCGCGAGCTGGAAACGCGCGCCTTCGGCACCGAGCGCAGCGTCTACCGCGGCGACTACGAATGGATCAACCATTCGATGGCGCCGGCGCTGATCGACGGCCACGACTTTCGCGTGCCGGTCGGCGGGCCCGAATGCACCCAGCCGTACTCGGCCAGCGTCTTCAACATCTCCGCGATGAGCTTCGGCTCGCTGTCGCCGAACGCGATCCGGGCACTCAACGAGGGCGCGCGGCGCGGGGGCTTCTACCACGACACCGGCGAAGGCTCGCTGTCGCCGTACCATCGCGAGAACGGCGGCGACATCGTCTGGGAGCTCGGCTCGGGCTACTTCGGCGCCTGCAAACGCGCCGGCGTGTTCAGCGCGGAGCGGTTCGCCGAGCGGGCGACGCTGCCCCAGGTCAAGATGATCGAGCTCAAGCTCTCCCAAGGCGCCAAGCCCGGCCACGGCGGCGTGCTGCCGGCGGCCAAGGTCACCCGCGAGATCGCGCTGACGCGCGGCGTTCCGGAAGGCGAGGACTGCATCTCGCCGGCGCGTCATTCGGCCTTCGACACGCCCGAAGGCCTGCTCCGCTTCATCGCGCACCTGCGCACGCTGTCCGGCGGCAAGCCGACCGGGTTCAAGCTGGCGATCGGCCACCCCTGGGAGTGGTTCGGCATCGCCAAGGCGATGCTCAGCACCGGCATCCGCCCGGATTTCATCGTCGTCGACGGCGCCGAGGGCGGCACCGGCGCGGCACCGATGGAGTTCGCCGACCATGTTGGCGTGCCGCTGCGCGAGGCCCTGCTGCTGGTCCACAACACACTGGTGGGCCTGAACCTGCGCGACCAGGTCCGCATCGGTGCGGCCGGAAAGATCATCACGGCGTTCGACGTCGCGCGCACGCTGGCGCTCGGCGCGGACTGGTGTAATGCCGCGCGCGGCTTCATGTTCGCGCTCGGCTGCCTGCAGTCGCAGGCCTGTCATACCGATCACTGCCCGACCGGCGTCGCCACGCAGGATCCGCGGCGCTGGAAGTCGCTGGCCGTGCCGGACAAGGCCGAGCGCGTCAGGAACTTCCACGAAGGCACGCTGCACGCGCTCAAGGAGCTGATCGCCGCCGCAGGCCTGCACCACCCCGGCGAACTCGGGCCCGAGCACATCATCCGACGCGTTTCCGGCAACGAGGTGCGCTCGCTGGCGACGCTGTATCCGTTCCTGCGCCCCGGCGAACTGCTGGCGGACGTCCCCGAGCACGCGGTGTTCCAGCGCTTCTGGCGCGCGGCGCGCGCCGACAGCTTCGGGCCGCCCCCCGGCATCACCGAGCTGCGCTGGAGCAAGCTGCGCTGA
- the dut gene encoding dUTP diphosphatase — protein MTPPPRIELRILDERLHEWGLPRYQSAQAAGIDLIACVTEPVRIAPQAPAILIPTGIAMHMDTDALCAVIVARSGLGHKKGLVLGNGTGIIDADYMAECFVSVWNRNPPSAADATITIHPGDRIAQMLFLPVLRPQFTVVSTFSSESTRGLGGFGSTGVGAGSAQPE, from the coding sequence ATCACGCCCCCGCCCCGCATCGAACTGCGCATCCTCGACGAGCGCCTGCACGAATGGGGCCTGCCCCGCTACCAGAGCGCCCAGGCGGCCGGCATCGACCTGATCGCCTGCGTCACCGAGCCGGTTCGCATCGCGCCGCAGGCGCCGGCGATCCTGATTCCCACCGGCATCGCGATGCACATGGACACCGACGCCCTGTGCGCGGTGATCGTGGCCCGCTCGGGCCTCGGCCACAAGAAAGGGCTGGTGCTCGGCAACGGCACCGGCATCATCGACGCCGACTACATGGCCGAGTGCTTCGTCAGCGTGTGGAACCGCAATCCGCCCTCGGCCGCCGATGCCACGATCACGATCCATCCCGGCGATCGCATCGCGCAGATGCTGTTCCTGCCGGTCCTGCGGCCGCAGTTCACGGTCGTCTCGACCTTCTCGTCGGAAAGCACGCGCGGCCTGGGCGGGTTCGGATCCACCGGCGTCGGCGCCGGTTCCGCACAGCCGGAGTGA